A genomic segment from Methanolobus zinderi encodes:
- a CDS encoding ATP-grasp domain-containing protein, whose protein sequence is MKILLAEYAVGAGLEGTLMLEGAAMLGTLVDSFSRLGHEVVYLSSGPKFSRGRAIRSCIEDFENVLESEAAKCDAGLVIGPDEMLAELSAIIKDNTLNLGCSPESVSICADKLECTRKLRACSINVPEIYDKEYQGLCLIKPRFGCASEGVRISHCNDAEEGFIANEYIEGEHLSVSLISGKKILPLSVNKQFIEIDHKNPDSGVSYHGNMVPYMTDYEKELFDIAGATAKALKCNGYIGIDIVHGEKDSYIVDVNPRPTSAVFGLARTLKAEIGDLLLKNISGDLPDTVDLEGEFSFTKDDFEDII, encoded by the coding sequence ATGAAAATACTTCTTGCAGAGTACGCTGTCGGAGCAGGTCTTGAAGGGACCCTGATGCTGGAAGGCGCAGCCATGCTCGGGACACTTGTGGACAGTTTCTCAAGGCTCGGGCATGAGGTCGTATACCTTTCGTCCGGTCCGAAATTCAGTAGAGGAAGAGCAATCAGATCCTGCATTGAAGATTTCGAAAATGTACTTGAGAGCGAAGCGGCAAAATGTGATGCAGGGCTTGTTATCGGTCCGGATGAGATGCTTGCTGAACTCTCGGCAATTATTAAGGATAACACGCTAAATCTGGGATGCTCGCCTGAATCTGTCAGTATCTGTGCTGATAAACTGGAGTGCACCCGGAAATTGCGGGCATGTTCTATAAATGTGCCAGAAATTTATGATAAAGAATATCAGGGTCTGTGCCTGATAAAACCAAGATTCGGATGTGCATCCGAGGGTGTGAGAATCTCGCATTGTAATGATGCTGAAGAAGGATTCATTGCGAATGAATACATCGAGGGTGAACACCTCAGTGTAAGCCTTATAAGCGGAAAAAAGATACTTCCACTCAGCGTGAATAAACAGTTCATTGAGATCGATCACAAAAACCCGGATTCGGGTGTAAGCTATCACGGTAACATGGTACCTTACATGACAGATTATGAGAAAGAACTGTTTGATATTGCAGGTGCTACTGCAAAAGCACTGAAATGTAACGGTTATATCGGAATTGACATCGTACATGGTGAAAAGGATAGTTATATAGTCGATGTGAACCCACGGCCAACAAGTGCTGTTTTCGGACTTGCGAGGACACTGAAAGCCGAGATTGGTGATCTTCTCCTGAAGAACATATCAGGAGATCTTCCTGATACAGTTGACCTTGAAGGAGAGTTCTCGTTCACAAAAGATGACTTTGAGGATATTATATGA
- a CDS encoding NADH-ubiquinone oxidoreductase-F iron-sulfur binding region domain-containing protein has protein sequence MSENISYLSGRKGLHENLFERISWMAETEDTANTEKIQELARDYLIGESTIHSTISFYDLLRPENKDKKAYVCNGSACMCSGTQPRVRSELKKNFRDEEIGEMTCLGRCHENGAFQYNGQNYSGIAIDNITQIIESKKTIQEKYASLASGTAILMQTPLTAEEFALQLRNLFTLNPEHVLDEIKKSDLRGRGGAGFPMGLKLESVRKAEGERKFIVCNADEGDPGAYSDRYLMEQQPLRVLLGMIIAAYISSADTGIIYIRAEYPESMETIEKSIRELEENSLLGNDILGSGFSFTLKLIKAKGAYVCGEETALLSSIEGQRPEVRVRPPFPARKGLFNMPTLVNSVETLANLPFIVEHGGSKFNSIGSSQSKGTKLISLDSFFNRPGVYEVEMGTPLATVVEQLGGGFKENVKALHIGGPLGGLVPVSDISSLQISFESFAEKGILLGHGSIVSIPEDFPMMGYIKHLFRFTVHESCGKCFPCRLGSVRGLELLQRATDGDYRIDRELFTDLLDTMQQGSLCMLGGGLPLPVKNALQYFDSELRDYFD, from the coding sequence ATGTCAGAAAATATAAGTTATTTATCGGGTCGCAAGGGTTTGCATGAGAATCTTTTTGAGAGAATATCATGGATGGCAGAAACCGAAGATACAGCCAACACAGAGAAGATACAGGAGCTTGCCAGGGATTACCTGATAGGCGAATCCACAATCCACAGCACAATTTCATTTTATGATCTTCTCAGACCTGAAAACAAAGATAAAAAAGCATACGTATGCAACGGAAGTGCCTGCATGTGTTCAGGTACGCAACCCCGGGTCAGAAGTGAACTCAAAAAGAACTTCAGAGATGAAGAGATCGGTGAAATGACCTGCCTTGGTAGATGTCATGAGAACGGCGCATTCCAGTATAATGGTCAGAACTATTCGGGCATAGCTATTGATAATATCACTCAGATCATTGAATCAAAGAAAACGATACAGGAAAAGTATGCAAGCCTGGCTTCGGGAACAGCCATTCTGATGCAAACACCACTGACAGCAGAAGAATTTGCCCTACAGCTACGAAACCTGTTTACATTGAACCCGGAACATGTTCTGGATGAAATTAAGAAATCAGATCTGAGAGGTCGTGGAGGAGCCGGCTTCCCCATGGGACTGAAACTTGAGTCTGTAAGGAAGGCTGAAGGTGAACGGAAGTTCATTGTCTGCAATGCCGACGAAGGCGACCCCGGTGCCTATTCCGACCGGTATTTAATGGAACAGCAGCCCTTGAGGGTCTTGCTGGGAATGATCATAGCAGCTTATATAAGCAGTGCAGATACCGGAATAATATACATCAGGGCTGAATATCCCGAATCAATGGAGACCATCGAAAAAAGTATCAGAGAACTTGAGGAGAACAGTTTACTTGGAAACGATATTCTGGGATCGGGCTTCTCTTTTACTCTAAAGCTGATCAAAGCTAAGGGAGCATATGTCTGCGGTGAAGAGACGGCACTGCTTTCATCCATAGAAGGACAGCGTCCGGAGGTGCGAGTTCGACCTCCTTTCCCGGCGCGGAAGGGTTTGTTCAATATGCCAACCCTTGTGAACAGTGTTGAAACCCTGGCGAACCTTCCTTTTATTGTCGAACATGGTGGTTCAAAATTCAATAGCATAGGTTCTTCACAGTCCAAAGGAACAAAACTGATCTCACTGGACAGTTTCTTCAACAGACCGGGTGTTTATGAAGTTGAGATGGGGACCCCGCTTGCAACAGTAGTCGAACAGTTGGGTGGCGGTTTTAAAGAGAATGTAAAAGCCCTGCACATAGGAGGACCGCTGGGAGGACTTGTGCCGGTATCAGATATCAGTAGTTTACAGATATCATTTGAATCATTTGCTGAAAAAGGTATTTTACTCGGACATGGATCCATTGTGAGTATTCCCGAAGATTTCCCGATGATGGGATACATAAAACACCTGTTCCGATTCACGGTTCATGAGAGTTGCGGAAAGTGTTTTCCCTGCAGACTGGGTTCCGTACGTGGACTTGAACTGTTGCAAAGGGCAACAGATGGTGATTACAGAATTGATCGTGAATTGTTCACTGACCTCCTCGATACCATGCAGCAGGGCTCCCTGTGTATGCTGGGAGGAGGGTTGCCCCTGCCCGTAAAAAATGCCCTTCAATACTTTGATAGTGAATTGAGAGATTATTTTGACTAG
- a CDS encoding DUF7282 domain-containing protein → MLSMSAAAQYEEDYEITVVDTDEDNASVDSESTGNVSTVTFEDQVSDGNSIVVDTVFLPEGGYIAIHEVVRGAVGPVVGSSDYLEPGEHSLIEVEMEQTLDSDQELIAMPHMDDGNEVYEFPGPDVPYGVEGEPVTDTAMITVESEMTGTDNESTVNFEDQSSEGGTVVVNSVFLPEGGYIVIHESANGSVGPVIGNTEYMEAGEYSDVEVTLGLPIDTDQELIAMPHMDDGNEIYEFPGPDAPYTSNATPVTDSAMITVESGTEAQAPGFGIVLAMVFLVLAGYLARKIR, encoded by the coding sequence ATGCTTTCAATGTCCGCGGCTGCACAGTATGAAGAGGATTACGAGATCACGGTTGTGGATACGGACGAGGATAATGCATCTGTGGACAGTGAAAGCACCGGAAATGTTAGTACAGTTACATTCGAGGATCAGGTCTCTGATGGTAATTCAATAGTTGTTGACACGGTGTTCCTGCCGGAAGGCGGATATATTGCCATTCATGAAGTTGTCCGCGGGGCTGTTGGTCCTGTGGTAGGAAGTAGCGATTATCTTGAACCCGGGGAGCATTCTCTGATTGAAGTGGAAATGGAACAGACACTTGATTCAGATCAGGAATTGATCGCAATGCCACACATGGATGACGGGAATGAGGTTTACGAGTTTCCGGGTCCGGACGTTCCATATGGCGTAGAAGGTGAGCCGGTGACGGATACTGCGATGATCACCGTGGAAAGTGAAATGACCGGAACGGATAATGAAAGTACTGTAAACTTCGAGGACCAGAGCAGTGAAGGAGGTACGGTTGTGGTGAATTCGGTTTTTTTGCCTGAGGGCGGATATATCGTCATACATGAAAGTGCGAATGGTTCGGTGGGACCTGTCATAGGTAATACTGAATATATGGAAGCCGGTGAGTATTCGGATGTCGAGGTTACACTTGGCCTGCCTATCGATACTGATCAGGAACTTATTGCAATGCCACATATGGATGACGGGAACGAAATTTACGAATTCCCGGGACCTGATGCACCCTATACTTCAAATGCCACTCCGGTAACTGATTCTGCGATGATCACAGTAGAAAGCGGAACTGAGGCCCAGGCACCGGGATTTGGTATTGTTTTGGCGATGGTTTTCCTGGTTCTGGCAGGATACCTTGCGAGAAAAATCCGGTAG
- a CDS encoding zinc finger domain-containing protein produces the protein MANKVEKCTACGKRLVDSGFARFPCPSCGRELGRCVSCRQQSNPYTCPKCGFVGP, from the coding sequence ATGGCAAATAAAGTTGAAAAGTGTACCGCATGCGGCAAAAGGCTGGTAGATTCCGGATTTGCACGCTTCCCATGCCCAAGCTGTGGCAGAGAACTTGGAAGGTGTGTAAGCTGCAGACAGCAGAGCAATCCATATACCTGTCCGAAATGTGGCTTTGTAGGACCTTGA
- a CDS encoding heat-shock protein — translation MNMEFNADNPFVQAIAVSTTLAIFMIGVAMGIMNLAETGSPSVPFPIILLMFAVIFIAGSVYFEDRGADYLGSLIGGAIASFVATFSATAFFTGIRYAMAEGISTVGWGHLISALAICMVVSMLIIRTLQHKLQSAY, via the coding sequence ATGAATATGGAATTTAATGCTGACAATCCGTTTGTGCAGGCTATTGCAGTATCCACCACACTGGCGATATTCATGATAGGCGTGGCCATGGGTATTATGAATCTGGCAGAAACAGGCTCTCCTTCTGTCCCCTTTCCGATCATACTGCTGATGTTCGCCGTAATCTTTATTGCAGGTTCGGTCTATTTTGAGGACAGGGGTGCCGATTATCTTGGATCACTAATCGGAGGAGCCATTGCATCATTTGTTGCAACCTTTTCGGCAACTGCCTTCTTTACAGGCATCAGATATGCAATGGCAGAAGGTATCAGTACTGTCGGATGGGGACATCTGATCTCAGCCCTTGCCATATGCATGGTTGTGAGCATGCTCATAATCAGGACCCTTCAACATAAGCTACAGTCGGCTTACTAG
- a CDS encoding amino acid kinase, whose translation MERVVVKLGGSLMADASAVVRSLSANFGKDKVRDGFSILIVPGGGPFADGVRAASDKYGISEDAAHWMAILAMEQYAYYILDRNDLPYTDSIEALPKGVTMLLPYRMLREVDKLPHSWDVTSDTIAAWIAWKLGARFIKVTDVDGVYAEDVVQTWMTADEVLSMGSTCMDNTLPRFLKKYRMDCIIVNGKHPERVVDAVLGNDVVGTHIKGNI comes from the coding sequence ATGGAAAGGGTGGTTGTAAAATTAGGTGGCAGTCTGATGGCAGATGCGTCTGCGGTTGTCAGATCACTATCGGCTAACTTTGGTAAAGATAAGGTTCGGGACGGATTTTCAATACTCATAGTGCCCGGAGGCGGACCGTTTGCAGACGGGGTTCGTGCTGCAAGTGATAAATACGGTATAAGTGAGGATGCAGCTCACTGGATGGCGATCCTTGCCATGGAACAATATGCCTACTATATACTGGACAGAAATGATCTGCCTTACACGGATTCCATTGAGGCCCTGCCGAAAGGAGTTACAATGCTGCTTCCATACCGGATGCTCAGGGAAGTTGACAAGCTTCCCCATTCATGGGATGTGACATCCGATACAATAGCAGCATGGATTGCCTGGAAACTTGGTGCCAGATTCATCAAGGTCACGGACGTGGACGGAGTGTATGCGGAAGATGTGGTACAGACATGGATGACAGCAGATGAGGTCCTTAGTATGGGATCAACCTGTATGGACAATACGCTGCCACGATTTTTGAAAAAGTATCGTATGGACTGTATCATTGTCAATGGTAAACATCCCGAAAGGGTAGTTGATGCCGTTCTCGGGAATGACGTCGTGGGGACACATATCAAGGGGAATATTTAA
- the grpE gene encoding nucleotide exchange factor GrpE produces MDKEPENSGDLGSETANPAKDECPAEDEAAQLREKLLRLTAEFDNFRKRSIREREEYRKFAVEQIITELLEVYDNFERAIESAKQTDDIESVVKGVEMVFKQFTSILEKEGLQKIECHGEEFDPNLHEAIMHVEHPEHEEGKVVNVCKPGYYLHTKVIRPAMVAVSKKPDEEEKNSSK; encoded by the coding sequence ATGGATAAAGAACCTGAGAATAGTGGTGATCTTGGTTCGGAAACAGCGAACCCCGCCAAAGATGAGTGCCCGGCCGAAGATGAGGCTGCGCAACTTAGGGAAAAGCTGTTACGACTCACTGCAGAATTTGACAATTTCAGGAAAAGAAGTATTCGCGAAAGGGAAGAATACCGCAAGTTCGCAGTCGAACAGATAATCACAGAGTTACTTGAAGTTTATGACAACTTTGAGAGGGCAATAGAATCTGCAAAACAGACGGATGACATTGAATCTGTCGTGAAGGGTGTAGAAATGGTCTTCAAACAATTCACTTCGATCCTTGAGAAGGAAGGTCTTCAAAAGATCGAGTGCCACGGAGAGGAATTCGATCCAAACCTGCACGAAGCCATAATGCATGTTGAACACCCCGAACACGAAGAAGGAAAGGTCGTCAATGTCTGCAAACCCGGTTATTACCTCCATACGAAGGTGATAAGACCGGCAATGGTCGCAGTATCAAAGAAGCCCGATGAAGAAGAAAAGAACTCTTCAAAGTAA
- a CDS encoding elongation factor 1-beta translates to MGEVAATIKVMPVDVDTDLTALKGRLIEALPEGATFGTSKEEPIAFGLKALMMVILVGDLEGGTEKVEEAFAAVEGVESVMVTEVGRPV, encoded by the coding sequence ATGGGAGAAGTAGCAGCAACAATCAAAGTAATGCCTGTAGATGTAGATACCGATCTTACAGCACTCAAAGGAAGACTTATTGAAGCACTGCCAGAGGGTGCAACTTTCGGAACATCCAAGGAAGAACCTATTGCTTTTGGTCTGAAGGCACTCATGATGGTCATCCTTGTAGGTGACCTCGAAGGCGGTACCGAGAAGGTCGAGGAAGCCTTTGCAGCAGTCGAAGGCGTTGAAAGCGTAATGGTAACAGAAGTCGGAAGACCTGTATAA
- a CDS encoding hydantoinase/oxoprolinase family protein produces the protein MKIIGIDIGGANTKLASADGETIELHYIPLWKDTRLPEALEEIAEEHGPDGVSVVMTGELADCFEDKDAGISFIMESVENAFDCDIRYVDSEGKFYDGSGDLRKLAAANWAASANLIGNEIGDCIFVDMGSTTSDIIPIKDGRHVAGMSDFSRLVRSELVYSGVLRTNLAYLLDSLDVDAGKCRVSSELFATTADAYLVLDDISEELYTCETADGAGKTRTDAMRRLARVVCADLAEISPDDVFRIAEQVKEKQITVLSEAISQVAEENELDRIVSAGIGEFLIRDAAKRLGFESISVAEKWGYEISKVFPAYAAARMFEADALKEKKA, from the coding sequence ATGAAAATAATCGGAATTGATATCGGTGGTGCAAATACAAAACTTGCTTCTGCCGATGGCGAGACTATTGAATTGCACTACATTCCTTTGTGGAAGGACACCAGGCTTCCGGAAGCTCTGGAAGAGATAGCCGAAGAACATGGTCCTGACGGAGTAAGTGTTGTGATGACCGGTGAGCTTGCAGACTGTTTTGAAGACAAGGATGCAGGAATCAGCTTTATTATGGAATCCGTGGAGAATGCATTTGACTGCGATATCCGCTATGTTGACAGTGAAGGCAAATTCTATGACGGGTCGGGAGACCTGCGTAAACTTGCTGCAGCCAACTGGGCCGCATCTGCAAACCTGATAGGTAATGAGATCGGTGACTGTATATTTGTTGATATGGGAAGTACGACCAGTGATATAATTCCTATAAAGGATGGCAGACATGTGGCAGGTATGTCCGATTTCTCACGGCTTGTTCGCAGCGAGCTTGTCTACTCGGGTGTCCTGAGGACAAATCTTGCATATCTTCTTGACAGTCTGGATGTGGATGCCGGAAAATGCCGTGTGTCTTCCGAACTTTTCGCGACCACCGCAGATGCATACCTTGTTCTGGATGATATCTCTGAAGAACTCTATACATGTGAGACTGCAGACGGTGCAGGGAAAACCAGGACCGATGCCATGCGCAGGCTTGCAAGGGTTGTCTGTGCAGATCTTGCTGAAATATCTCCTGATGATGTGTTCCGCATAGCAGAGCAGGTAAAGGAAAAACAGATCACTGTACTCAGTGAAGCAATATCACAGGTCGCAGAGGAGAATGAGCTTGATAGAATAGTATCTGCAGGTATCGGTGAGTTCCTGATCCGTGATGCTGCAAAGAGGCTTGGATTTGAATCCATATCCGTTGCTGAAAAATGGGGCTATGAGATATCAAAGGTCTTTCCGGCGTACGCTGCCGCGAGGATGTTCGAGGCAGATGCTTTAAAAGAAAAAAAGGCATAA
- the fdhF gene encoding formate dehydrogenase subunit alpha: MQKTAYINDQPYPIQEGETVLEFVRRSREEKLIPALCDAPHLKPFGACRLCSVDVALEQGGPARVMASCHTPVAEGMYIYPSTERILKLRKNIVELVLSDHPQDCLTCEVNNNCELQELAALTGIRDIRYPVGRDHPDRKKDLSHPYISSDPSKCINCSRCIRACDEVQGMFVLSMADRGFESRVIKGTDNSLIDSSCLGCGSCVQACPTSAISDVFESKSVAADRKVQTVCTYCGVGCNLEVAVKNGKVRSIEGPLDSKVNPGQLCVKGRYAFSFYDHPDRIRTPLIKKNGEFVESSWDEAYEFIASELKRIIKENGPDYIAGISSANCPNEENYLMQKFMRAVIGTNNIDNCARVCHAPTALGMQRTFGTGAATNSIEDIDHTDCILVFGANPTEAHPVTGAKIKQAAIQGKTLIVVDPRRTELARYADYHLQLKPGTNVALLNLFFYYIIKENLTDTGFIEERTEGFEEFRQHILSQNIDELVNITGVDWNLVREAAIAYASAANAMSFHGLGATENSQGTATVMLIANLAMITGNIGRKGVGVNPLRGQNNVQGAADMGCQPNQGAGYLDVTDDDVHALYEKFYRARLPRHVGYKIPEMYEAALQDQLKAMWIVGENVVQTDPNSQMVIEALRKLDLLVVQELFMTETAELATVVLPAASFLEKEGTFTNGERRVQRVNRVIDPLPGTKPDGQIITEIMQRMGYPQPDYSAQEVLEEISGIVPFFKGITWKRLGKDGLQWPVHEDGTDTPVLHEEIFKRGRGAFYKQTYKQSLELQEHNNGYPFILTTNRGLEHYNSGAMTRRTPNRELVSGDVLLINPADAGKYTIEDGDMVCVESPRGKTDIRAQISNAVKRGVLSTTFHFPDVMINNITSDVYDSDSLCPEYKVVAVRIRKSKGLHKIRN, from the coding sequence ATGCAAAAAACAGCTTATATCAATGATCAGCCATATCCGATACAGGAAGGCGAAACCGTACTGGAATTTGTCAGACGCTCACGTGAAGAAAAACTCATACCAGCACTATGTGATGCGCCACATTTGAAGCCTTTCGGTGCCTGCAGGTTGTGTAGTGTGGATGTTGCACTGGAGCAGGGAGGACCTGCCAGGGTCATGGCTTCATGTCACACACCTGTTGCCGAAGGAATGTACATCTACCCTTCGACAGAACGCATTCTTAAATTACGTAAAAACATTGTTGAATTGGTGCTAAGTGATCATCCGCAGGATTGTCTGACCTGCGAGGTTAACAACAATTGTGAATTACAGGAACTTGCTGCACTCACTGGTATAAGGGATATACGATATCCTGTCGGCAGAGATCACCCTGACAGAAAAAAAGACCTGAGCCACCCTTATATTAGCTCCGATCCGTCCAAGTGTATCAATTGTTCACGATGTATAAGAGCATGTGATGAAGTTCAGGGAATGTTCGTACTTAGTATGGCTGACAGGGGTTTTGAAAGCAGGGTAATAAAAGGCACTGATAATTCATTGATTGATTCTTCCTGTCTGGGTTGCGGTAGCTGTGTGCAGGCATGCCCCACTTCTGCTATATCGGATGTCTTTGAGTCCAAATCCGTTGCTGCGGACAGAAAAGTTCAGACCGTCTGTACCTACTGTGGAGTAGGTTGTAATTTGGAAGTGGCTGTCAAAAACGGAAAGGTCAGATCCATTGAGGGCCCCCTGGACAGCAAGGTCAACCCCGGACAGCTCTGTGTGAAAGGGCGATATGCGTTCTCATTCTATGATCATCCAGATCGTATCAGGACACCGCTGATAAAAAAGAACGGGGAGTTTGTTGAAAGTTCCTGGGATGAAGCCTATGAGTTTATTGCCTCCGAACTTAAACGAATCATCAAAGAGAACGGACCGGACTACATTGCAGGTATTTCATCTGCAAACTGTCCCAATGAAGAGAACTATCTGATGCAAAAGTTCATGCGTGCGGTGATCGGTACCAACAATATCGACAATTGTGCACGTGTATGCCATGCACCCACGGCTCTGGGAATGCAGCGAACCTTTGGCACCGGTGCAGCCACCAATTCTATTGAAGATATAGATCATACAGATTGTATACTGGTTTTCGGAGCCAATCCCACAGAAGCACATCCTGTGACGGGAGCTAAGATCAAACAGGCTGCAATTCAGGGCAAGACACTGATAGTTGTTGATCCCCGCCGGACAGAGCTGGCACGTTATGCAGATTATCATCTCCAGCTCAAACCCGGAACCAACGTGGCCCTTTTGAATCTGTTTTTCTACTACATCATCAAAGAGAATCTGACGGATACCGGATTTATAGAAGAGCGTACCGAAGGATTCGAGGAGTTCCGCCAGCATATACTTTCACAGAACATCGATGAGCTTGTAAATATCACGGGTGTGGACTGGAATCTGGTACGTGAAGCTGCAATCGCCTATGCCTCTGCAGCGAATGCGATGTCCTTCCACGGACTGGGAGCAACCGAGAATTCACAGGGAACAGCAACAGTTATGCTCATAGCCAATCTGGCCATGATAACCGGCAATATAGGCCGAAAAGGCGTTGGTGTTAATCCGCTTAGAGGACAGAACAACGTGCAGGGTGCGGCAGATATGGGCTGCCAGCCAAATCAGGGTGCAGGTTATCTTGATGTGACCGATGATGATGTGCATGCCCTGTACGAAAAGTTCTATAGAGCCAGACTTCCCAGGCACGTTGGTTATAAGATCCCGGAGATGTACGAGGCTGCCCTGCAGGATCAACTAAAAGCCATGTGGATAGTCGGGGAAAATGTAGTCCAGACAGACCCTAACAGTCAGATGGTGATCGAAGCGTTAAGAAAACTGGATCTCCTGGTAGTTCAGGAATTGTTCATGACAGAAACCGCAGAGCTTGCCACCGTGGTGCTTCCTGCTGCATCGTTTTTGGAGAAAGAAGGAACGTTCACCAACGGGGAACGCCGCGTACAGCGTGTGAACAGAGTTATCGATCCTTTACCCGGAACAAAACCAGACGGGCAGATCATCACGGAGATCATGCAACGCATGGGATATCCACAACCCGATTATTCGGCACAGGAAGTGCTGGAAGAGATATCCGGAATAGTTCCGTTCTTTAAAGGCATCACATGGAAAAGACTTGGCAAGGATGGACTGCAGTGGCCTGTGCATGAGGATGGTACTGACACCCCGGTCCTGCATGAAGAGATTTTCAAGCGGGGCAGAGGAGCGTTCTATAAACAAACCTACAAGCAAAGCTTAGAACTGCAGGAACACAATAATGGTTATCCTTTCATCCTTACAACCAACCGCGGACTGGAACATTACAATAGCGGAGCAATGACCCGTCGCACACCCAACAGGGAACTTGTTTCCGGGGACGTGCTTTTGATAAACCCCGCTGATGCAGGGAAATATACAATCGAGGATGGAGATATGGTCTGTGTGGAATCACCTCGCGGAAAGACAGATATCAGGGCTCAAATCTCAAATGCAGTCAAAAGAGGAGTTCTGAGTACCACATTCCACTTCCCGGATGTAATGATAAACAATATAACATCCGATGTTTATGACAGTGATTCCCTGTGTCCGGAATACAAGGTAGTGGCTGTGCGGATAAGGAAAAGCAAAGGATTACACAAAATCAGGAATTAA